The DNA segment GAAGTTCCCACCACAGGAAGCCCATTAGGGATAACTCAGTACTTGCCTTCTAGTATTAGCACAGGAACCATGCCTTACCTTAAAAATGCCAGCAATGGAAAGGGTGAGGCTAGATGTTCTGGAAACCAAGAGGAACTCAGAAAAGCCTAGACCAAAGGCAAGAATTCCACCCAAAAACAGCTTCCCTACCAGAGAGAGCAGCATTCCTGCTTCATGGAAATGGAAGAGCTTCTCTGATATGGACAAAGGCAGGCCTAGGAACAAGAAAGTGAGTAGCAGAATACCCTTCCCAATTCTCAGGACTCCCCACAACAAGATGGGGGTGAGCTGCTCATATTCCAGCATATGGAGAACATGGAGCCAGTTCTTCACAGCCCTTTCTTCCACAAGTGTGGCAGGCTACTATTCTTATGCACTCTATAATGTTCTGTCAGCATAAGTTCTATCTTGGTCCTTGTATCTCCAGGTCTCTAACTACTTTGTAAAGTTCACAAGCGTTCACTTATCCACATGAATTTTCTTTAACAACATACAGCCAAGCACTCTCCCCAGCCACTCTCTAAAGCTACCTTTGCTTTCTCTAATTAACTCACGCACCCTCAAACACTGCAAACAGAGGGAAGAGCACCAGGAACATGAGCGGCTGCAGGTGAAACATGATATCAATGGGGTTCTGGAGCCCTGAAAGAGGAGAATCAATAACAGACCAGGTAACAACAAGCCATGGAATAACATAGTTCCTTGAGTTTTTATTACCATATGTAGATGTAAACCTTACTTGAAATGCCCATACCTaggctgctgcagaggccaAACCATCTTCATTACCCACCAACAGATGACCCCTATCCCAGGTTTCAAACACTATCCCTTATAcaagttttgtttctgcagcaagCGCTACCATTTCCTTattcccctccccatcaccaGCACCATGACCCACTTCTTAACTCCGTACATACCTAGTTCAGCCTTCTGCATAAGTATCTGTGTGAGAGTCCAGCGAACACCACCAAGGAAAGAGGCACAGAGCACCAGCATGAACCCTTGTGTGTTGAACTGTGTGGACTTGTAGGTGAACATAAAGAGCCCCCCAGCGATGAGCAGAACCACCAGCACCAATGCTACCCTCTGGGCGAGAGCAAACACAAAATCACTACAGAGATTCCTGAAGATGAACAGTCAGACACCTCTTCTGCATTCATCCACACAATTGCATTCCTCCTCTACTTACATGTATCATGTACATCTACTACCTGTTTCCCTAGGCCTAACATTTTGCTTCCCTAAAGCATTGCATTGGACCCTTACCATTTCCTCCAGCTTGAAGAGCAGTGAAAAAAGCAGGATGAAGAGAATGGCAGAGGATTTGGTCATCGTGTAGCTGTAAGGACCAAAATACATTATCAGTATCCTCTAATACAGTCCTTCCCAATAAAGTACCTTCAAGAACTAGATCACCCACTGATACACAGCTACCAGCTAGGCTATCATATACCCTGCATGCCAACCCCATCAAGCCATATGCCTCTTCAAGAAATTGACCCTGACAAAGCATTTTCCAAGCCACAACAGAGGACTCCCAGGGAAGATGAGATTTGTACTCACAGGGAGACAGTAACATACAGGAAGCTCCAGTTACTCAATCCAATATCCAATGAAGTAGACAAAGCTgaagaatcaaagaaaaatcctgaaattaATTGTCTTCCACTACATTAAAGAAATCCCTGCTACTTGACCACACAAATAGGAAGGAGAGCAgatccagaaaaacaaaaatattttcctcatgtTAACTCTTCAATACCAAAATGGCTCAGATATTCTCAGTTTGTTTCTATCCTGTTCCCTGTGATCCAAATTTGGCCTAGCACCACCCTTATTTAATAAAtgccatacaaaaaaaaaaaaaacaaaaaacaaacagaaaccccTTTCCCCCTGCTGTGACTGAAAGCCATCACAGATTTGCACCATTTAGTCTTTTTTGAATGCATCAGAGCATAACTGTTAAGTATGAAGGTCACTTCAAGAAACCTGAAGAGGTGAGTCTAGCAACAATCCTCTGTGTGCACCCTTAATcctcacagaatcatagaatcactcagattgaaaaagacctctaatatcatctagtccaacatTTCACCTAGTACTAAAATCCACCACTAAACAATGCTACTAAGTTCTATATCTACATGTTGCTTGAAGACCACCAGGGCTGGTGATTcaacagcttccctgggcagcctattcc comes from the Aythya fuligula isolate bAytFul2 chromosome 16, bAytFul2.pri, whole genome shotgun sequence genome and includes:
- the SLC35C2 gene encoding solute carrier family 35 member C2, with translation MGAGAAALGRAALAAALVLLYYGFSIGITFYNKWLVKSFPFPLLATLLHLLLIFALSALARALARCRSGRPRATLSWADCLRRAAPAALSTSLDIGLSNWSFLYVTVSLYTMTKSSAILFILLFSLLFKLEEMRVALVLVVLLIAGGLFMFTYKSTQFNTQGFMLVLCASFLGGVRWTLTQILMQKAELGLQNPIDIMFHLQPLMFLVLFPLFAVFEGLPLSISEKLFHFHEAGMLLSLVGKLFLGGILAFGLGFSEFLLVSRTSSLTLSIAGIFKEICVLFLATHLLGDHLSLLNWLGFAVCLSGISLHVILKALNTKGEKALNLNEEASSDPDLELLLHHAEHGEEEEEVETIQQH